CATCCGCCCGCGCCCTGGGGGCTGAGGTGGTGGTGATCGAGCGGATGGACCGGGTTCTGGCCCGCGTCGCCTCCGCCCCCCTGTCGGCTTTCTTCACCGCCCGGCACCGCTCCGAGGGCGTCACCATCCTGACCGAGGCCGAGGTGGCCGGGTTCGAGGAGGGGGCGGTGCGTCTGGCGACCGGCGAAGCCATCGCGGCCGATGCGATACTGGTCGGGGTCGGGGCCCTGGCCTGCGATGCCCTGGCCCGGTCCGCCGGGCTGGTGTGCGAAACCGGGGTGGTGGTGGACGAGGCGGCCCGGACGTCGGACCCCGACATCTTTGCGATCGGCGACATGGCCTGGCGACCCAGTCCGGTTCATGGCGGGCGGATGCTGCGGCTGGAAAGCGTGCCCAATGCCCTGGAACAGGCCAAACAGGCCGCCTGCGCCATCACCGGACGGCCCGCCCCCGCGCCCGAGGTGCCGTGGTTCTGGTCCGATCAGTACGACATCAAACTGCAGATCGCGGGCCTGCCGTTCGAGGCCGATCGTCAGCTGGTGCGGGGCGACCCGGCCAGCGGCAGTTTTGCCGTCTTCCACCTGAGCGGCGACCGCATCGTCAGCGTGGAGGCGGTCAATGCCGGGCCGGAATTCATGGCCGGGCGCCAGCTGATCGCCAAGGGAACGTCCGTCGACCCCGACCGCCTGACCGACCCGGCCGTTTCCATGAAGGCGGTCGCGGCGGGCTGACCGTCTCCTCCCCATTGCAGATGGGGGGGGGGGACCACGAAGTGGTGGAGGGGCTGCGTGCGAAGAATCCCCTCCGTCACGGCGCGAAGTCGCGCCGAGCCACCTCCCCATCCGCTACGCGGATAGGGAGGAGACAGCGCTCAAGTACCGAGCCGCCGCGCGGCGAGGGGTAGCGCGCCCTAAAAGATGCCCGCTCAAGCAGCGAGGCTCCGCGAGCCGAGCGGTAGCGCCCTCCTAGATATGTATGGCGTGGCCTAGGGCGCGCAGGGAGGCCTCGTGGAAGGCTTCGCCCAGGGTGGGATGGACGTGGATGACCCCGGCGACGTCCTCAAGCACCGCGCCCATTTCCAGCATCTGGGCAAAGCTGTTGGACAGTTCGGCGACATGCTGGCCGACCGCCTGGACGCCCAGGATGCGGTGATCCGTCTTTGATGCCAGCACTCGCACGAACCCGCCGTCCTCGCCCGCCTCGATAGCCAGGGCGCGGCCGATGGCGGCCAGCGGAAAGACCGAGGTGATGATGTCGTCACGGCCCTCGACATCCAAGGGACCCAGACCCGCCGAAACGATTTCCGGCTCGGTGAAACAGACGGCGGCGATGGTGACGGGATCAAACCGGCGGTCATGGCCGGCGATGATCTCGGCGACGACCTCGCCCTGGGCCGAGCCCTTGTGGGCCAGCATGGGTTCGCCGGTCAGGTCGCCGACGGCCCAGACGTTCTTCATCGTGGTGGCGCAGCGGTCGTCGATCTTCACGAAGGGCCCGGCCATGGCCACACCCATGTTTTCCAGGCCCCAGCCCTGGGTGCGGGGACGACGGCCCACGGTGACCAGCACCTTGTCCGCCGCCAGTTGCAGCGGCTCGCCGTCTTTGGTCGTGACGTTCAGCTTGCCGTCCCCGAAGCCCCCCGCCCGCGCGCCCAGGTGCAGTTCGACGCCGTGCTTTTCCAGCCATTTGGCGACCGGATCGGTCAGGGCCTTGTCATAGAGCGGCAGGATGCGGTCGGCCATTTCGACGATGGCGACCTGGGCCCCCAGCTTGCGATAGGCGATGCCCAGTTCCAGCCCGATATAGCCGCCGCCGACCACGACCAGCTTGCCCGGCACCGCATCCAGCGACAGGGCTTCGGTCGAGGAGATGACGTCGCCGCCGAACGGCAGAAAGGGCAGTTCGACCGGCTCGGAGCCGGTGGCCAGGATGACGTGTTCGGCGGTGATGGTGATCGGGCCGTCTTCGGTCTCGACGCGGCAGGTCTTGGCATCCGAAAACTGGGCCCAGCCCTTGATGACCCGGATCTTGGCCTTCTTCAGCAGGGCGGCGACCCCGGCGTTCAGCTTGCGGACGATCCCGTCCTTCCAGGCCACGGTCTGCGACAGGTCGATCGCCGGTGCACTGGCCGTGATGCCCAGCGTCCCGCCGCCCGCCGCCTTGGCCACGGTCTCGAACTTGGACGCCGCATGGATGATGGCCTTGGACGGGATGCAGCCCACGTTCAGGCAGGTGCCGCCGAGACCGTCGCCGCCATCCACCAGCACGGTGTCGAGCCCCAGCTGGCCGCAGCGAATGCCCGCGACATAGCCGCCGGTACCGGCACCGATGATCAGGACTTTGGTCTTGAGGGTCTGGGTCATGGGCGCTCTTCTCGACTCAATCGGTCAGCAGCCGCGCGCAGTTCTCGCGCAACTACTTGATCTCTAACTTCCCTTGGCGGCACGATCCTTAGCGACCAAGGTCGCCACGGTCTCCAGTCCCTGTTGAACGGCTCACGCAATGCATAGACGATAACCACGTCTCCAACGCCCACGCTCGGGTCCGGACAGTTCCCGTTGCTAAACGACACACGTCGAGGAGCCCCGCTGCCTTTCAAGGTGACGACCGGGGCTATTTCAAACGATTGATCGTCGCCACTCTCGACCACGCGTTCGATCACTCGACCGAGATACACGACCTCTGCGAGTTGCCAGAATTGCCGTTGGTCTTCCCGGTCCCGCCTGATGATTGCCTGTTCCATCGTTTCCGACCCCACGGGAACAGGAGGCGGCCCAATACAGGCTGATGCCGTTTCGGTAGCCAAGAGAACGCAGGCTGCTGCGAGGCTGGTACATAACCCCCGCACCGCCCTCACCCCATCCACAGCGTCGCGGGATGCTCCAGCAGGCCCTTGATCCGCTGCACGAACACCGCCGCGTCGTGGCCGTCGACGATGCGGTGATCGAAGGACGAGGACAGGTTCATCATCTTACGCACGACCATCTGGCCGTCGCGCACCACCACGCGCTCGGCGATCTTGTTCGGACCGACGATGGCGACCTCGGGGTGGTTGATGATCGGGGTGTGGACGACGCCGCCCAGGGTGCCCAGCGAGGTGATGGTGATGGTCGAGCCCGACAGTTCCTCGCGCTTGGCCGAACCGTCCTTGGCGGCGCCGGAGACGCGGGCGATCTCAAGGGCGGTGTCATAGGGGTCGCGCGCCTCGGCGTGACGGACGACGGGGACCATCAGGCCGTTCGGCGTCTGGGCGGCGATGCCCAGATGCACGGCGGCGTGCTGGGTCAGGACCCCCGCCTTGTCGTCATAGGTGGCGTTGATCTGCGGCTGGTCGCGCAGGGCCACCACGATGGCGCGGGCAATAAAGGGCAGGACGTTCAGCTTGGGTTTGCCCGTCTTCTTGGCCTCGGCGTTCAGGTGGGCGCGCAGTTCTTCCAGCGCCGTGACGTCGATCTCTTCCACATAGGTGATGTGAGGAATGCGGCGGACGCTCTCGGCCATCTTTTCCGCGATCTTGCGGCGCAAGCCGATGATGCGAACCTCGGTCGTGCCTTCGGCCTTTCGATAGGCGGAACCCGTCGATGATCCGGACACAGACGATTGCGTCTGACCACCGGAGAGAAAGGCATCCAGATCGGCGTGACTGATCCTGCCGGCGGGGCCCGACCCCGGCACGGCCTGCAGGGGGATACCCAGATCGCGGGCCCGGTTGCGCACGGCGGGCGAGGCCAGGGGCCGGACACCGGGGGTCTGTGCGGTGCGTGCGACGGGCTTACCCCCCTCCCCTGCTTCGCGGGTACTCCCCCCAACGGGGGGAGAATGAGGAACGGTGATCGCACCCTTTATTCCTCCCCCGTCGGGGGAGGGGGACCGCGAAACGGTTGAGGGGGCCGGGGCGGCCTCGGCCTTCACCGGGGCGGACACATTCCCCGCGCCCTCGACCTCGAAGCTGACCAGGGGACCTCCGACCGGCACCTGCTGGCCCGCATCGCCATGCAGGGCGGCCACGACGCCCACGACCGGCGAGGTCAGCTCGACCGTCGCCTTGTCGGTCATGACTTCGGCCAGCAGCTGGTCTTCCTCGACCGCATCGCCGACCGCGACATGCCAGGCGACCAGTTCGGCCTCGGCCGTCCCTTCGCCCACGTCGGGCAGTTTGAAGACGTAGTTTCCGTTCGACAGCGGAGTCGCCCCCTCCGTCACGTCGCTACCGCTCCGCGCCACCTCCCCACTGGCATGGGGAGGAGACGTCTCCTCCCTATCCGCGCTTGCGGATGGGGAGGTAGCATCGCGCGCTGGGCCGATGACGGAGGGGGTGACACCGGCGTCAGACGCAGAGGCATTCCCAGCCCCCTCGACCTCGAACTCCACCAGGGCCGAGCCGACCGGCGACATCACGCCGGGCTCGCCGTGCAGGGCAGTGACACGACCGGAGACGGGCGAGGTCAGTTCGACCGTCGCCTTGTCGGTCATGATCTCGGCCAGCAGCTGGTCCTCCTCGACCGTGTCGCCGATTGCGACGTGCCAGGCGACCAGTTCGGCCTCGGCCGTGCCCTCGCCCACGTCAGGCAGTTTGAAGACGAAACGCCCCATGTCAGCGCCCCCCCGTCATGACGGATTTCAAGGCCTCGGCCACCCGTTCGGGGCCGGGGAAATATTCCCACTCAAAGGCATGCGGATAGGGGGTGTCCCAACCCGTCACCCGCGCGATCGGCGCCTCCAGATGATAGAAGCAGCGTTCCTGGACCAGGGCCGACAGTTCGCCCCCGAAGCCGCTCGTTTTCGGCGCCTCGTGCACGATGACGCAGCGGCCGGTCTTTTTCACGCTGGCCTCGATCGTCTCGATGTCCAGGGGCACCAGGGTGCGCAGGTCGATGACCTCGGCGTCCACGCCCGCGTGCTCGGCCCCCGCCAGCGACACCCAGACCATGGTGCCGTAGCAGAGGATGGTCACGTCCGAACCCTCGCGCATGATCCGCGCCTTGCCGATGGGCAGGGTGTATTTGCCGGTCGGGACCTGGGCCAGGTCCTGGGTCTTCCACGGACTGACCGGGTTCTTGTGCCAGCCGTCGAACGGACCGTTGTACAGCCGCTTGGGCTCAAAGAAGATGACCGGGTCGTCGTCCTCGATCGCGGCGGTCAGCAGCCCCTTGGCGTCATAGGGGTTGGACGGAATGACGACCTTCAGACCCGCGATATGGGTGAACAGGCTTTCGGGGCTCTGGCTGTGCGTCTGGCCGCCGAAGATACCGCCGCCATAGGGACTGCGCACCGTGATGGGGGCGGTGAACATGCCCGCCGACCGATAGCGCAGCTTGGCCGCTTCCGAGACGATCTGGTCATAGGCCGGATAGATGTAGTCGGCGAACTGGATCTCGACCACGGGACGCAGGCCATAGGCCCCCATGCCGATGGCGGCGGCGACGATGCCGCATTCGCTGATCGGGGCGTCGAAGCTGCGGGTCAGGCCGTGCTTCTGTTGCAGTTGGTCGGTGACGCGGAACACGCCGCCAAAGAAGCCCGCATCCTCGCCAAAGCTGAGGACGTTCGGGTCCTCGGCCATCTTGACGTGCAGGGCCGAGTTCAGCGCCTGAATCATGTTCATCGGCTGGGTGCCGGACGTCGGCGCTTCGGACGGCGGCGCATGATCGGCGGTGACCATGTCGGGCTCGATGCCGTCTGTGCGGTCGGATTCGGTGAAGGTCTGTTCCGTCATGCTCAAACTCCGACCTCGCGGCGCTGTTCGATCAGGCGCCAGTCCTCGGTCGCAAAGACCTCTTCAAACATCGTCTTCACCGAGGGGCGCGATTGGCCGAGGGTGCCGATGGCCTCGGACTCCTTGCCCGCCGCACGGACCTGGGCAACGGCTTCGGCCTCGGCCTCGGAATGCTGTTCATCCGACCATTCGCCGAGCGCGATCAGATGCTGCTTCAGCCGCGCGATCGGATCGCCCAGCGGCCATTTCTCATGCTCGTCGCCAGGGCGATAGCGGCTGGGGTCGTCCGAGGTCGAATGCGGGGCCCCGCGATAGGTGAACAGTTCGATCACCGTCGCGCCCTGGTTCGAGCGGGCGCGCTCCTCGGCCCACTGGGTCGCGGCCCAGACGGCCAGGAAGTCGTTGCCGTCGACGCGAAGGGCCGGCAGGCCATAGCCGATCGCCTTGGACGCAAAGGTCGTCTCCAGCCCGCCCGCGATGCCCTGGAAGCTCGAAATGGCCCACTGGTTGTTGACGATGTTCAGGATGACCGGCGCGCGATAGACGGAGGCGAAGGTCAGGGCATTGTGGAAGTCGCCTTCGGCCGTCGCGCCGTCGCCGATCCAGCTGATGGCGATCTTGTCGTCGCCCTTGTAGGCACTGGCCATGGCCCAACCCACGGCCTGGGGCACCTGGGTCCCCAGGTTACCGCTGATCGTGAAGAAGCCATAGTCGCGGCTGGAATACATGATCGGCAGCTGGCGCCCTTTGATCGGGTCTTCCGCATTCGAATAGATCTGGTTCATCATATCGACCAGCGGATAGCCGCGCGCGATCAGCAGCCCCTGCTGGCGATAGGTCGGGAAGCCCATGTCCTCGCGGCTGAGGATCATGCCCTGGGCGACCGCAATCGCCTCCTCGCCCGTGCACTTCATATAGAAGCTGGTCTTGCCCTGGCGGTGGGCGCGATGCATCCGGTCGTCAAAGGCGCGGGTCAGGATCATGGCCTTCAGACCCTTGCGCAGGGTCTCGGCGTCCAGCCGCGGATTCCACGGTCCGACCGCCACGCCCGCATCATCCAGAACCCGGATCAGGCGAAAGGCATGGTCACGCATGTCATAGGGCGTGCTGCCCACCGGCGGCCGATCGACGGCACCGGGCGCATCCAGCTTCAGGTGGCTGAAGTCCGGCGTATCGCCGGGCCGGCCCGAAGGTTCGGGCACGCGCAACGACAGGGGTTGGGCATTCTTGTGCTGGGTCATGGATGGTCCGGTCGTTCCGTCCGCTTATCGTCTTTTGAAAGCTGGATAGCATGGCCTGTTTGGAGAGGCTTGCGCGAATCCGACCTTGCGCTGTGCCGATGGGCGGTATTTTATTGCGTCATAACAATAAACGGAGAAACGCATTGGCTGACGAACTCGATCCCATCGACGCCCGCATTCTGGACATCCTGCAACAGGACGCCGGCCTGTCGGTCGCCGAGGTCGCAGATCGGGTCGGACTGTCGGCTTCGCCCTGCTGGCGACGGATCAAGCGACTGGAGGATTCGGGCTTCATCAGAAAGCGCGTCACCCTGCTGGACGCGGCCAAACTGGGCCTGGATTTCGAGGTCTATGCCATCGTCAAGCTGAGCCTGCCGTCCAGCGAGAACCTGGACCGGTTCGAAACCGCCGTCGCCGACTGGCCCGAGGTGGTGCAGTGCGCCACCATCACAGGTCGCGAGGACTATGTGCTGCGGGTGATCACTTCCGACATGCACGCCTTCGATAAATTCCTGCGCGAAAAGCTGCTGACACTGGGCATCGTTTCGGACTGCGAGAGCCATATCGTCACGCGGGGCGTCAAGAACGTCACCTCCCTTCCGCTGGGCATTGTGACGCCGCACGTCAAATAGGGGCAGCGGCCCCGCCTTCTGCAAAACCATGACGTTTCACCCCGTCAGGGCCACGACTGTCGCTAGCTTGTTACTTGACGTTGACGTAAACGTAGGGTTTGTGACGGTGAGTTTTAAATCCGCACCCTGTTCCTCGCGCCGTGAGGGAGAGGGGACAAACACAGTCCCTCATGCCGCCAGGCACCGCATGCCGAGCGTCCGGGACAGCAAGGGAGAGTCCGATGGCCGAAGCCTATATCTATGACGCCGTGCGCACGCCGCGCGGTAAGGGCAAGAAGGACGGGTCCCTGCATGAGATCACGGGCCTGAGCCTGGCCACCCAGGTGCTGGAAGCCCTGCGTGACCGCAACGACCTGGATACCTCCAAGGTCGACGACGTGATCCTGGGCTGCGTCTCGCCCGTCGGCGAACAGGGGGCCGACATCGCCCGCACCGCCGTGCTGTCGGCCGGATGGGCCCAGACGGTGGCCGGCGTCCAGATCAACCGCTTCTGTGCCTCGGGCCTGGAAGCGGTGAACATGGCGGCGGCCAAGGTGAAGTCCGGCGAGGCCGACTTTGCCGTCGGCGGCGGCGTCGAGGCGATGAGCCGCGTGCCCATGGGCAGCGACGGCGGGGCCTGGCCGGTCGATCCGTCGTCGGCCTTCCCGACCTATTTCGTGCCGCAGGGCGTCTCGGCCGACATGATCGCCTCCAAATGGGGCTTCAGCCGCGACGACGTCGATGCCTATTCCGTCGAAAGCCACAAGCGTTCGGCCAAGAGCTGGGCCGAGGGCCGGTTCAAGGGATCGGTCGTGCCGGTCAAGGATCAGCTGGGCCTGATCCGGCTGGACCATGACGAGACGATTCGTCCGAACACGGACATGCAGACCCTGGGCGCGCTGAACCCCTCCTTCGCCATGATGGGCGAGATGGCCTTCGACAGCGTGATCAACCAGCGCTACCCCGAGGTCGAGCGGGTCAACCACGTCCACACCCCGGGCAATTCGTCCGGCATCGTTGACGGCTCGGCTGGCGTGCTGATCGGCAGCCTGGAAGCCGGTCAGGCGGCAGGGCTGAAGCCCCGCGCCCGCATCCTGGGCGCCGCCTCGATCGGGTCGGAACCCTCCATCATGCTGACGGGCCCCGAGTTCGTGGCCAACAAGCTGCTGGCCAAGCTGGGCATGAAGTCCACCGACATCGACCTGTATGAGCTGAACGAGGCCTTCGCCGCCGTCGTGCTGCGCTTCATGCAGGCGCTGGACATCGACCACGACAAGATGAACGTCTGCGGCGGCGCCATCGCCATGGGTCACCCCCTTGGGGCTACCGGGGCCATGATCACCGGCACCGTGCTGGATGAGCTGGAACGGTCGGGCAAGTCCACCGCCCTGATCACCCTGTGCATCGGCGGCGGCATGGGCACCGCCACGGTGATCGAGCGCGTTTGATTTCTCATTGCTCCCCCGCTGGGGGAGCTGTCAGCGAAGCTGACTGAGGGGGCTGGCCCCGTACGCCAGTGTCTGCGGTGGGCCCCCTCCACCGCTTCGCGGTCCCCCTCCCCCGGTGGGGGAGGAATAAGGAAAGAGGCCATGGAAAACTTCAAGATCGACGTCGACGCCGACGGCATCGCCCTGATCACCTTCGACGTCCCCGGACGGTCGATGAACACCCTGACCAGCGGCGTGATGGCCGAGATCCCGCAGGTGGTCGAACTTATCAAGACCGATGACGCCATCAAGGGCGCGGTCCTGACCAGCGGCAAGGCCAGCGGCTTCTGCGCCGGGGCGGACCTGGGCGACATGGCTGGCGGGATGCTGGCCGGGGGCTCGCTGCAGCAGGCCTATGACGCCGGGTGGAAGCTGAACGGAGCCCTGCGCGCCCTGGAGACCTGCGGCAAGCCGGTCGCGGCAGCCATCAACGGCCTGGCTCTGGGCGGAGGTCTGGAACTGACGCTGGCCTGTCATTATCGCGTGGTCGGTGACAGCCCCAAGATCCAGCTGGGCCTGCCCGAGATCAAGGTCGGCCTGTTCCCCGGCGGCGGCGGCACCCAGCGGTTGACGCGCCTGATCGGCGTGCAGGCGGCGATGACGGCGATGACGGCCGGTTCCTCCTGGCGTCCGAACGACGCCAAGGGCGCGGGGGTGGTGCATGAGGTCGTAGCCGCAGGCACCGAGGTCGAGGCCGCCAAGGCCTGGATCAAGGGCGGCGGCAAGGCCGTCCAGCCCTGGGACGACAAGGGCTTCAAACAGCCCGGCGGCGGCCCCTATCACCCCGTTGGCATCCAGAATTTCCTGGTCGGCAATGCGATGATCCGCAAGCAGACCTATGGCAACTATCCGGCCGCGACCAATCTGATGAAGGCCGTCTATGAGGGCATCCAGGTGCCCATGGACGCCGCCCTGCGGATCGAGACCCGCTATTTCATCAAGACCCTGATGACGCCCCAGGCCCAGGCCATGATCCGGTCCCTGTTCCTGTCGAAGCAGGAACTGGACAAGGGCGCGGTGCGTCCCGCCGGCATCCCCCAGTCCGATCCGAAGAAGGTCACCGTCATCGGGGCCGGCATGATGGGCGCGGGCATCGCCTATGTGCAGGCCCTCGCCGGGATCGAGACCATCCTGATCGACCGCAGCCAGGAAGACGCCGACAAGGGCAAGGCCCATGTCGAGGCCCTGTTGAAGAAGCGCCTGTCGCGCGGGCAGCTGACCCAGGACAAGTATGACGCCCTCTTGGCCTCCGTCACCGCCACCACCGACTATGACCTGATCAAGGGCTCGGACCTGGTGATCGAGGCGGTGTTCGAGAACCGCGAGATCAAGGCCGACGTGACCAAGCGCGCCGAGGCCCAGCTGGAAGCCGGAGCCGTGTTCGGCTCCAACACCTCGACCCTGCCGATCACGGGCCTGGCCGAGGCCAGCGTGCGGCCCGAGGACTTCATCGGCATCCACTTCTTCTCGCCCGTCGACAAGATGATGCTGGTCGAGATCATCCTGGGCGAAAAGACCGGCGAGGCGGCGATCGCCAAGTCGCTGGACTATGTCATGAAGATCAAGAAGACCCCGATCGTCGTGAACGACGGGCGCGGCTTCTACACCTCGCGCTGCTTCGGCACCTATGTGGCCGAAGGTCTGGCCATGCTGGAAGAGGGCTATGCCCCCGCCCTGATCGACAACATCGGCCGCATGACCGGCATGCCGCGCGGTCCGCTGGAAATGCACGACGACGTCGCGCTGGACCTGTCGGTCAAGATCGCAAAGCAGACGGCGGCGGACCTCGGCGACAAATACGTGCCGATCGAGGGCCACGAGATCGTTCGCAAGATGGTCGAGGACCTGGGTCGTTACGGCCGCAAGAACGGCAAGGGCTTCTACGACTACGACACCAAGCCCAAGACCCTGTGGTCGGGCCTCGGCGATCTGGCCCCCGTCCGCATCAACGATTCGACGCCCGAACTGATCGCCGACCAGAAGCAGCGCCTGCTGTTCCGCCAGGCGGTCGAGGTCGCGCGCTGCTGGGAAGAGGGCGTCATCGACGACGTGCGTGAGGCGGACGTCGGCGCCATCCTGGCCTGGGGCTTCGCGCCCTGGACCGGTGGCCCGATCACCCTGATCGACCAGACCGGCGTGGCCGAGTTCGTGCGCATCTGCGACGACTATGCCGAACGCTATGGCGACCGCTTCAAGGTGCCCCAGCTTCTGCGCGACATGGCCGCCCGCGGCGAGACCTTCTACGGCAAGTTCTCCGGCCAGAAGGCAGCGGCGTAAGCGCTCTCCTCCCCACGCCAGTGGGGAGGGGGACCACGAAGTGGTGGAGGGGACAAACGCGGTGACGGTGTCCGGGGCCTGTCCCCTCCACCGCCTGCGGCGGTCCCCTCCCCCGTTTCGCTGCGCTCTTCGGGGGAGGATTGATTGCATACCCGCCTGATCAAGACCGACGGCCTGACACAGCAGGTGCTGGAAGCCGGGCCGGGCGATGGCTCTGGGCCTCTGGTGCTGTTCATCCACGGCTTTCCCGAACTGGGTATCAGCTGGCGCGCCCAGGTCCAGGCGGTGGCCGAGGCGGGCTACCGCGCCGTCGCGCCGGACATGCGCGGCTATGGCGGTACGGACAAGCCGAGCCAGACCGATCAGCACACCATCCTGAACCTTGTCGGCGACATGGTCGAACTGGTGCGAGCGCTGGGGGAGACACACTGCATCGTCGTCGGCCATGACTGGGGTGCCCCCGTCGCCTGGCACTGTGCCCTGCTGCGTCCCGATATCTTCAGGGCGGTGTTCGGCCTCTCGGTGCCCTTTCAGCCGCGCCGCGCCGCCGGTCCTCCGACGCCGGCCATGGCCGCGATCGCAAAACGCCTGGGACGGGGCGAGCTCTATATGAGCCAGTTCCAGGCTCCGGATGCCCATCTGACGTTTGAACGCGACGTCGCGACCGCCCTGCGAAAGAGCTTCTACGCCTATGACGGCGCGACGCCCGATGCGCGGCAATCGACCGGCTTCATAGCACCGGGCCATGATTTCGTGTCAGAGGTCGCGGACGACGCCGCCCTGCCGCCCTGGATGACGCCCGAGCATATGGACGAATACGTCCAGGCCTTTACCCGCAGCGGGTTCAAGGGGCCGATGGACTGGTATCGTTGCCTGGACCTGAACTGGTCCCTGACCGGCTTTCTCCAGGGACAGAAAATCCATCAGCCCAGCTTCTTCATGGTCGGCGAACGCGATCCCGTCCGCCACTATGCCGGTCAGCATGAGGCGGGACTGAAGGACTGGCTGACCGATCTGCGAGGTCAGGTGGTGGTGCCGGGCGCAGGACACTGGATTCAGCAGGAACGTCCCGCCGAGGTGAACGCCGCCCTGCTGGGCTTTCTGGCCCAGGTCGAAGACCAAAAGGCCGCATAGCCACAACCACTATTGAAAATCGTTCGCAACTTGGGCACAAGCCGGACGTGACCGACGCCGCTGCGCCCGCCCCCAATCCGACACCCCGGCCCAAGGCCGCGATGAATGGCGCGCGTTCGTTCTGGCTGAAGCAGTTGCACCAGTGGCACTGGATTTCGGCGGCCATCAGCCTGGTCGGGCTGGTGCTGTTCGCGGCGACCGGCATCACCCTGAACCACGCAGCACAGATTCCGGCCGAGCCCGTGACGGTCGAACAGACCGCGACCCTGCCTGCTCCCCTGCTGGGCCGTCTGGGCGAAATGGCCGAGGAGACGACCGACCCGGTTCCGGACGCTGTCGCCCGCTGGGCCGCCACAGAACTGGACGCGCCGATCGCAGGCCGCCCGACCGAGACCACGGTGGATGAAATCTACGTCGCCCTGCCCACCCCCGGCGGCGACGGCTGGCTGACCATCGACCGGGCAACCGGCGAGGCGCTGCGCGAGACCACCACGCGCGGCTGGATCGCCTACCTCAACGACCTGCATAAGGGCCGGAATACCGGGCCGGTCTGGTACTGGTTCATCGACGTCTTCGCCGTGGCCTGCGTGGTCTTCGCCCTTACGGGGCTGGCCCTGTTGTGGCTGCACGCCCGCAACCGTGCCTCGACCTGGCCCCTAGTCGCGGCCGGTCTTCTGATCCCCGCCGTCATCGCCCTGATCTTCATTCACTGAGAGTTGCCATGCGTTCGCTGCCGCTGATCCTGACCGCTGCTGGCCTGGGCCTGACGGCCACGCCCGCCCTGGCGCAAAGCCTGAACGTGTCGGTCGAGATCCCGCGCATCGCCAGCGCCTCCTATCACCGGCCCTATGTCGCGATCTGGATCGAGCGCCCGGACCAGACGGCGGTCCAGACCCTGGCCGTCTGGTACGACATTGCCCTGCCTGCCGGTGAGGGCAAAGACTGGCTGAAGGACATGCGGACCTGGTGGCGGCGCGGCGGCCGGGCCATGACCATGCCGGCCGACGGCATTTCAGGGGCCACCCGCGCGCCTGGCCGTCACACTGTCAGTGTCCCCGCCGCCCGCCTGCGCAACCTGCCCGCCGGTCAATATGTGATGGTGGTCGAAGCCGCCCGCGAACTGGGCGGCCGCGAAGCGGTGCGCGTACCCTTCCGCTGGGGCGGGGCCAATACGGCCAATGCCACCGGCTCGACCGAACTGGGTGCCGTCCGCGTCACCGTCGCCCGCTGAATCGATCTTTGAACAAGGACCGTCTGTGATGAAGAAGCGTTTCGCCCTGGTCGCCCTGGCCGCCGCCGCCCTGGCCCTGCCCTTCGCAGCCCAGGC
The genomic region above belongs to Brevundimonas vitisensis and contains:
- a CDS encoding acetyl-CoA C-acetyltransferase, whose amino-acid sequence is MAEAYIYDAVRTPRGKGKKDGSLHEITGLSLATQVLEALRDRNDLDTSKVDDVILGCVSPVGEQGADIARTAVLSAGWAQTVAGVQINRFCASGLEAVNMAAAKVKSGEADFAVGGGVEAMSRVPMGSDGGAWPVDPSSAFPTYFVPQGVSADMIASKWGFSRDDVDAYSVESHKRSAKSWAEGRFKGSVVPVKDQLGLIRLDHDETIRPNTDMQTLGALNPSFAMMGEMAFDSVINQRYPEVERVNHVHTPGNSSGIVDGSAGVLIGSLEAGQAAGLKPRARILGAASIGSEPSIMLTGPEFVANKLLAKLGMKSTDIDLYELNEAFAAVVLRFMQALDIDHDKMNVCGGAIAMGHPLGATGAMITGTVLDELERSGKSTALITLCIGGGMGTATVIERV
- a CDS encoding 3-methyl-2-oxobutanoate dehydrogenase (2-methylpropanoyl-transferring) subunit alpha produces the protein MTQHKNAQPLSLRVPEPSGRPGDTPDFSHLKLDAPGAVDRPPVGSTPYDMRDHAFRLIRVLDDAGVAVGPWNPRLDAETLRKGLKAMILTRAFDDRMHRAHRQGKTSFYMKCTGEEAIAVAQGMILSREDMGFPTYRQQGLLIARGYPLVDMMNQIYSNAEDPIKGRQLPIMYSSRDYGFFTISGNLGTQVPQAVGWAMASAYKGDDKIAISWIGDGATAEGDFHNALTFASVYRAPVILNIVNNQWAISSFQGIAGGLETTFASKAIGYGLPALRVDGNDFLAVWAATQWAEERARSNQGATVIELFTYRGAPHSTSDDPSRYRPGDEHEKWPLGDPIARLKQHLIALGEWSDEQHSEAEAEAVAQVRAAGKESEAIGTLGQSRPSVKTMFEEVFATEDWRLIEQRREVGV
- a CDS encoding alpha/beta fold hydrolase, producing MHTRLIKTDGLTQQVLEAGPGDGSGPLVLFIHGFPELGISWRAQVQAVAEAGYRAVAPDMRGYGGTDKPSQTDQHTILNLVGDMVELVRALGETHCIVVGHDWGAPVAWHCALLRPDIFRAVFGLSVPFQPRRAAGPPTPAMAAIAKRLGRGELYMSQFQAPDAHLTFERDVATALRKSFYAYDGATPDARQSTGFIAPGHDFVSEVADDAALPPWMTPEHMDEYVQAFTRSGFKGPMDWYRCLDLNWSLTGFLQGQKIHQPSFFMVGERDPVRHYAGQHEAGLKDWLTDLRGQVVVPGAGHWIQQERPAEVNAALLGFLAQVEDQKAA
- a CDS encoding Lrp/AsnC family transcriptional regulator — protein: MADELDPIDARILDILQQDAGLSVAEVADRVGLSASPCWRRIKRLEDSGFIRKRVTLLDAAKLGLDFEVYAIVKLSLPSSENLDRFETAVADWPEVVQCATITGREDYVLRVITSDMHAFDKFLREKLLTLGIVSDCESHIVTRGVKNVTSLPLGIVTPHVK
- a CDS encoding 3-hydroxyacyl-CoA dehydrogenase NAD-binding domain-containing protein translates to MENFKIDVDADGIALITFDVPGRSMNTLTSGVMAEIPQVVELIKTDDAIKGAVLTSGKASGFCAGADLGDMAGGMLAGGSLQQAYDAGWKLNGALRALETCGKPVAAAINGLALGGGLELTLACHYRVVGDSPKIQLGLPEIKVGLFPGGGGTQRLTRLIGVQAAMTAMTAGSSWRPNDAKGAGVVHEVVAAGTEVEAAKAWIKGGGKAVQPWDDKGFKQPGGGPYHPVGIQNFLVGNAMIRKQTYGNYPAATNLMKAVYEGIQVPMDAALRIETRYFIKTLMTPQAQAMIRSLFLSKQELDKGAVRPAGIPQSDPKKVTVIGAGMMGAGIAYVQALAGIETILIDRSQEDADKGKAHVEALLKKRLSRGQLTQDKYDALLASVTATTDYDLIKGSDLVIEAVFENREIKADVTKRAEAQLEAGAVFGSNTSTLPITGLAEASVRPEDFIGIHFFSPVDKMMLVEIILGEKTGEAAIAKSLDYVMKIKKTPIVVNDGRGFYTSRCFGTYVAEGLAMLEEGYAPALIDNIGRMTGMPRGPLEMHDDVALDLSVKIAKQTAADLGDKYVPIEGHEIVRKMVEDLGRYGRKNGKGFYDYDTKPKTLWSGLGDLAPVRINDSTPELIADQKQRLLFRQAVEVARCWEEGVIDDVREADVGAILAWGFAPWTGGPITLIDQTGVAEFVRICDDYAERYGDRFKVPQLLRDMAARGETFYGKFSGQKAAA